The Alicyclobacillus macrosporangiidus CPP55 genome segment TGAGCGGCGCGAGCTCGGCGCTGGTCTCCTGAACGATCCCGGAGGTCTTCCCAACCGACTCCCCGATGCGGGCCATGGCCTGATTCAACTGCGTCTGGATGGCCGCCTGCTGCGTGAGGCTGTATCCGAACGCGCCCGCGCCCGCCAGGCCCAGGCCCCAGAGCAGTCCCTGTATCCAAAACGTTCGCATCCGCGTCCCACCTCCATGGGTTCCCTCCGCCCCGCGGTCAGGGCGGGGCGCTCAGGGCAGGTTGTTCAAGGCAGGGCGTTCAACACCGATCCGACCGCGCTTCGCACCGCGCCTGTCACGCCGCCGAGTCCCGACTGTGGCCCTGAAACCCCGATGGGCAGCAACTGCTGCAACTGGCCGAACAGCCGGAACTCCTGCTGGGCTGAGGCCAGCTCCCGAAGCAGGGCGTCCAGCTGTCCGTTGAGCGCCGCAGAGGAGTTGGACGCATCCCGGAGGGCGGCCTCCAGGCTCATCATCCCGGAGGCGTTGTCGGACACGGCCGGCGCCATCGCCTGGGCGGTCCCGGCCACCTGGTGGGTCAGCGCTTGCGTCTGCCGCTGCCGCTCGAGGATGTCCCGCATCCACGACACGCCCTGCGCGGTCAGATCCGCTTGGGTGGCTAGGGCCGCTTCCAGAGACTGTCCGGTCTGCTGCAGGATCTGTTCCTGCCGATCCAACTGTTGCAGTTGTAGCGCGACCGATTGCACCCCGGAAGACAGAGTCTTGGTGTTCTGATACACCTGCTGGGTCGACTGCGCCAATTGTGCCACCTGTTTGAGCGGCGCGGCGGCCGCGGACAGACCCCGGACCGCACCCGGCTGGGCGGCCAGCCCAATCAGTGCCATCGCGGCGGCCACCGCCGCGACGGCTGCGGCCGGTTTGGACAGTGCGAGTCTTTGCATGCGCTTCACCTCCTCACGGGATGAGGGCCGTCTTTTGGTTCATGTCCGCCAGGTCGCGGTTGATCTGCGTCTGGTCCGCCACCATCGCCTGCAGATACCGAACCACGTCCTGATTCACCCCTTGGATGGCCTGCACTTGGTTCAGCAGCGCCTGGGCAGTGGCGATGGCCTGTTGCACCTGGGCGTCCGATCCGGTGGTCGATCCCGCCAGCGCAGACACATCCTGTTCAATCCCTCCCACTGTGGCGGCGAGGGTGGCGAGTCCCTGATCCATGTGGGCGGTGGTCCGTTCCATCTGGACCAGCACCGACCGCATGGACTGGGTGGTGTCCGCGAGATCGGACAGGCCGGACACGCTCGTCTTCATCTGCCCGCTCTGGCCCTCCGCGCGCGCCACCTGCGCCTGCAACTGCGCCGACTTCGCGGCCATGTCCCGCTGCAGCCCCACCTGGATCAACCCGCCCGCGCCTAGGCCGGCCAGGCAGGCGACGACCAGCACCTTCGGCGTGGACAGGACACGAAGGATGTCGGGTTTCACGGTGCACGCTCCCCCTTTCTCGAAAAACCGGCCTTTCCGCAGCCGCTTGACGGCTCCGTCACCGCAACAGCCCCGGGATCTTGGCGTCCATCTCGTGCACCTGCTGGCGCATGTCCGCGAGATTCGCGGCGTCCGACTGGACCACGCGGTGGAGCGCGTCCACGTTCGAACCCAAACCCGCGAGCGCGTCCTGGAGCTGGCCGAGCGCCTTGGCGATGTCCGCCAGGGTCTCTTGTCCTGAGCGACCGGCGCCGGCCAACTGGTCGTTGATGCTGCGTGTGGCCGCGTTCAGGTCATCAATTTGGGTGACCGCCCATGGCAGCCAGCGCTTTCTTCTGGGTCTGGGAGGAAGCGCCGATGGCCTGGAGGTCGGTCTTCATCGACTGGGCGAGAGTCAGAAACTGTTGGCTGAGGGCCACCTCCTGGCGGCTGAGATCGTCCAGCTTCGCCAACGTGTTTCGATCCCGCGCGATGCTCTGGTTGACCTGGCTCAGCTGCCCCGCCATCTGCGGCGCTCGCCCGGCGAGGGCATCGATGTCCTGAAGATGGCGGACGATCTGGCCGTTGGCGCCGTTGATTTCGTCATTGGTCCCGGCCATCTGCCGCACCAGGGCGGGGAGGTTCCACAGCCGGGCCGGTCCCCGCGCGGCGGCCGCCGCAGCGGCACCCGCCGTCACGAGGCACAGGCCAATTCCTCCGGCCACCGCCCAGCGGCGCCGAGGGAATCGCCGGGTCTGCGCGGCGGGTGATTCACTCGGGGCGGCGCGCGGCGCGACGTGGTCCGCCGAACTGGCTCCGATCGGGCCGGGAAGTCCGGGGGCCGGGGGGACCGGCGGATCGTCCGCGCCGTCCTCGAAGATGGCGAGATAGTCGGTGCCGGCGTACATCCCTTCGATCTCGGCGCCATAGCGGCGCATGATGATCTGGTTGCGCACCTTGAGGGTGGGGGTCAACTCGCCGCCTTCGATGGAGAACTCCTCCGGCAAGAGCACGGCTCGCTTCGGCTGTTCGAACGGGGCGAACCCCTC includes the following:
- a CDS encoding DUF3130 family protein, with protein sequence MAGAGRSGQETLADIAKALGQLQDALAGLGSNVDALHRVVQSDAANLADMRQQVHEMDAKIPGLLR